The DNA region CTCGGCGGCGTCGGCGAGGCCGTCCCCGCAGACGCCGCAGACCGCTTCCGGCGGCGGCGCCGCGGCGGCGGGTCCGACTGCGACCGCCGCGAGCGACGCACTGACCAGGAGGACGGCGACCGCACCGAGGAGGACGAAACGACGGGCTGTCATCGTCTGCCCGCTCACTCGCCGGTCCCAAGTGGGTTCCGGAGGGTCAGCCGGTCGTTTCACCTATTCGTACTCGTAGAAGCCCTTCCCGGTCTTCTTCCCGAGGTCGCCCGCCTCGACCTTGCGCTTGAGGAGGTAGGCGGGCTTGTAGCGGTCGCCCAGCTCCTCGTGGAGCGTCTCGGAGGCGTGGAGACACACGTCGAGGCCGATGTGGTCGGCGAGTTCGAGCGGCCCCATCGGGACGTTCGTGCCGAGTTCCATCCCGCGGTCGATGTCCTCCCTGGCGGCGACGCCCTCGTCGTAGGCGCGGATCCCCTCGTTGATCCACGGCATCAGGATCCGGTTGGTCACGAACCCCGGCTTGTCGTCGGCCTCCCAGGTCTCCTTGCCGAGTGCCTCCGCGAACTCGTGGGCGAACTCCACGACCTCGGGGTCGGTCTTCTCGCCGACGACCACCTCGACGCCCTTCATCACCGGGACGGGGTTCATGAAGTGCAGCCCGACCACGTTCGCGGGCCGGTCGGTGGCGGCGGCGATGGTCGTGATCGAGAGCGTGCTCGTGTTCGTGGCCAGCACCACGTCGTCGTCGGTCGCGTCGTCGAGGTCGGCGAACACGTCGCGCTTGACGTCGATGTCCTCGACGACCGCCTCGACCACCAGGTCCGCGTCGGCGAGGTCGTCCATCTCCGTCGTCCCGGTCACCCGGTCGCGCATCGTCTCGGCTTCCGCTTCATCGATCGTCCCCTTCTCGACGAGGCGGTCGAGCCCCTCTGTCAGGTTCTCGATCCCCTGGTCGACGAGGTCCTGCTCGATGTCCCTGAGGACGACCTCGTAGCTCGACTGGGTGGCGACCTGTGCGATCCCGCTGCCCATGGTGCCGGCGCCGACGACGCCGACGGTGTCGACCGCATCGAGTCCGCGCATACCCCATCTGTGCCCGCCGCCGGCGTAAGCCTACTCCCGGTCGACGACCGGTTCCGTCGAACGCTCTCTCGCCCGGCGGCCGC from Halosimplex halophilum includes:
- a CDS encoding 3-hydroxyacyl-CoA dehydrogenase family protein, which gives rise to MRGLDAVDTVGVVGAGTMGSGIAQVATQSSYEVVLRDIEQDLVDQGIENLTEGLDRLVEKGTIDEAEAETMRDRVTGTTEMDDLADADLVVEAVVEDIDVKRDVFADLDDATDDDVVLATNTSTLSITTIAAATDRPANVVGLHFMNPVPVMKGVEVVVGEKTDPEVVEFAHEFAEALGKETWEADDKPGFVTNRILMPWINEGIRAYDEGVAAREDIDRGMELGTNVPMGPLELADHIGLDVCLHASETLHEELGDRYKPAYLLKRKVEAGDLGKKTGKGFYEYE